The following are from one region of the Microbacterium sp. cx-55 genome:
- a CDS encoding type IV toxin-antitoxin system AbiEi family antitoxin domain-containing protein — protein sequence MSLAWTVELFRRDDLADVGIGAVPLRRLLAANELTVVRPGVYLRQNAASAFTVEDRIIVRARAVALVSHRPPVFSHLTAAALHGLPVYGVRDRSVHTIVPGSRPRASQGVVRHRGALDEGDIVERVGLRCTSLVRTVADVARTSERETSVCVADAALRLVAMSRTYDADRAQELRAAAAGIARGSAHGIWRAERVLEFADGRAQLPGESISRIRLAQLGFARPDLQVRVAGPHGQDFFVDFGLDDVHALGEFDGLGKYTNPDLRSGRDLERTLLEEKAREDWIRGTTGRPLARWGWDHIGSAQSLGTRLAAFGLVPPRSR from the coding sequence ATGAGCCTGGCCTGGACGGTAGAACTCTTTCGCCGCGACGATCTCGCGGACGTCGGCATCGGGGCCGTTCCGCTGCGGCGCTTGCTCGCCGCGAACGAACTGACCGTCGTGCGCCCCGGCGTCTATCTGCGCCAGAATGCGGCATCCGCCTTCACCGTCGAGGACCGCATCATCGTGCGTGCCCGGGCCGTCGCACTGGTGTCGCACCGGCCGCCCGTCTTCTCCCATCTGACGGCAGCGGCACTGCACGGCCTCCCTGTCTACGGCGTGCGCGATCGAAGCGTGCACACGATCGTTCCGGGCAGCAGGCCGCGAGCATCCCAGGGCGTGGTGCGTCATCGCGGCGCTCTCGATGAGGGCGACATCGTCGAGCGGGTCGGGCTTCGATGCACGAGTCTCGTCCGGACCGTTGCAGACGTCGCCCGGACCTCTGAGCGCGAGACGTCCGTCTGCGTCGCGGATGCTGCGCTCCGGCTCGTGGCGATGTCGCGCACCTACGACGCAGACCGCGCCCAAGAGCTCCGGGCCGCCGCCGCCGGGATCGCCCGGGGCTCGGCGCATGGCATCTGGCGCGCGGAGCGCGTGCTGGAGTTCGCCGACGGGCGCGCGCAGCTCCCGGGAGAGAGCATCAGCCGCATCCGCCTCGCACAACTCGGGTTCGCTCGTCCCGATCTCCAGGTGCGCGTCGCGGGTCCGCACGGCCAAGACTTCTTCGTCGATTTCGGACTTGACGACGTTCACGCCCTCGGCGAGTTCGACGGACTCGGAAAGTACACCAACCCGGACTTACGCAGCGGACGCGACCTCGAGCGCACGCTCCTGGAGGAAAAGGCCCGCGAGGACTGGATCAGGGGCACGACCGGTCGCCCACTCGCCCGGTGGGGGTGGGACCACATCGGCAGT